A single genomic interval of Flavihumibacter rivuli harbors:
- a CDS encoding ABC transporter permease, giving the protein MGETTTIGIGRKLLRNKGAVFGMLVIAIALFIAVFAYLLAPDGSPDANRMIVEIGGRKPGYQQQFFLEPKSPQPTPAGWLKTLLNGKEDAFRYIPIQGYSVKDNLLILDKYIDEGLTEPVRMPLSSLQMPVESYFTTQTFYLGTDKYGRDMLSRLLVGVRVSLGVGAIAVLLSLTIGILLGATAGYYGGKYDDWIMWFINVVWSIPTLLLVFAITLVLGKGYWQVFVAVGLTMWVNVARIVRGQLLSIRNLEYVDAARVLGYSDWRILLRHILPNIMGPILVVAAANFASAIVIEAGLSFLGVGVQPPQPSWGGMIKDNYNFIITQNPMLALAPGFAIMLLVLAFNLLGNGIRDALDVRS; this is encoded by the coding sequence ATGGGTGAAACCACAACAATAGGTATTGGCCGAAAGCTCCTTCGTAACAAAGGGGCTGTCTTTGGCATGCTGGTCATTGCCATCGCCCTGTTCATTGCCGTTTTTGCCTACCTGCTGGCACCGGATGGAAGTCCGGATGCCAACCGCATGATCGTGGAGATCGGCGGCAGGAAGCCCGGCTACCAACAACAATTCTTCCTCGAGCCAAAATCTCCCCAACCCACCCCCGCAGGCTGGTTGAAAACTTTACTGAATGGGAAGGAAGACGCGTTCCGCTATATTCCCATCCAGGGTTATAGCGTTAAGGACAATCTGCTCATCCTGGACAAATACATTGATGAGGGCCTGACCGAACCGGTAAGGATGCCTCTAAGTTCCCTCCAAATGCCTGTTGAATCTTATTTCACCACCCAAACCTTTTACCTGGGTACCGACAAGTATGGACGGGATATGCTCAGTCGCTTATTGGTGGGCGTTAGGGTAAGTCTTGGGGTGGGCGCCATTGCGGTATTGCTTTCCCTCACCATTGGGATACTGTTGGGTGCTACCGCAGGGTATTATGGAGGGAAGTATGACGACTGGATCATGTGGTTCATCAACGTGGTCTGGAGCATACCTACCCTGCTGCTGGTCTTTGCCATTACACTGGTACTGGGCAAGGGCTATTGGCAGGTGTTCGTTGCCGTAGGTCTCACCATGTGGGTAAATGTGGCACGCATCGTAAGGGGACAACTCCTTTCCATCCGCAACCTGGAATATGTGGATGCCGCAAGGGTGTTGGGTTACAGCGATTGGCGCATCCTGCTCAGGCATATCCTGCCCAATATCATGGGACCAATATTGGTAGTGGCAGCGGCCAATTTCGCATCCGCCATTGTGATCGAAGCCGGACTGAGTTTCCTCGGCGTGGGAGTTCAACCCCCGCAACCCAGTTGGGGTGGGATGATCAAGGACAATTACAATTTCATCATCACGCAAAACCCTATGCTGGCACTGGCGCCAGGCTTTGCCATTATGCTGTTGGTCCTTGCCTTTAATTTGTTGGGGAATGGCATCAGGGATGCATTGGATGTGCGGTCATGA
- a CDS encoding Lrp/AsnC ligand binding domain-containing protein, translated as MAGKLNLDKLDYQIIHEMMDNAETSYADLGKKLFVSGGTIHVRIKKLQEMGIVKGTKLNVDLKLLGYDVIAFIGIYLEKSSLYDTVAKELMKIPEIVRLNYTTGNYSIFAEIVCKDIAQLRNVLHDQLQKIKGIERTETFISLDESLNRNVLVQP; from the coding sequence ATGGCCGGGAAATTGAATTTGGACAAACTTGATTACCAGATCATCCATGAAATGATGGATAATGCGGAAACCTCATACGCAGACCTGGGTAAAAAACTATTCGTATCAGGGGGTACCATCCATGTCCGCATCAAGAAATTGCAGGAAATGGGCATTGTGAAAGGTACAAAACTTAATGTTGACCTTAAATTGCTGGGCTATGATGTGATCGCCTTTATTGGTATCTACCTGGAGAAGAGCTCCCTATACGATACTGTAGCAAAGGAATTGATGAAGATCCCCGAGATCGTGCGCCTGAACTATACCACCGGTAACTATAGCATCTTTGCCGAGATCGTTTGTAAGGATATTGCCCAATTGCGCAATGTATTGCATGACCAATTGCAGAAGATCAAGGGTATTGAACGAACCGAGACCTTTATCTCCCTTGATGAAAGCCTGAACAGGAATGTATTGGTCCAGCCCTGA